Proteins encoded within one genomic window of Methanothrix harundinacea 6Ac:
- a CDS encoding DUF473 domain-containing protein yields the protein MECVALTGISRPVIRELLTNGIRTLEIRSPGNFLALLQTNPGDVIFLTEASGPDIVAGTGGMLTRVREIQVVTHKVVQAGADFYEERESQAARVQLVIVGHGRVRRVKSLKIGSPTVLEVDSVCYYDAG from the coding sequence ATGGAATGCGTTGCACTTACTGGAATATCAAGGCCGGTGATCAGGGAGCTATTGACCAACGGGATCAGGACCCTGGAGATCAGGAGCCCCGGCAACTTCCTGGCCCTCCTCCAGACCAACCCCGGGGACGTCATATTCCTGACGGAGGCGAGCGGACCCGACATCGTAGCCGGGACTGGGGGGATGCTGACCAGGGTCCGGGAGATCCAGGTGGTGACCCACAAGGTCGTCCAGGCGGGAGCCGACTTCTACGAGGAGAGGGAGTCTCAGGCGGCTCGGGTCCAGCTCGTGATCGTCGGCCACGGCAGGGTGAGGCGGGTGAAGAGCCTCAAGATCGGGTCCCCGACGGTCCTGGAAGTCGACAGCGTCTGCTACTACGATGCAGGTTAG
- a CDS encoding 2-amino-3,7-dideoxy-D-threo-hept-6-ulosonate synthase: protein MRNVGKSIRMERIFNRRTGRTVIVPMDHGLTVGPIQGLIDLQEAVDKVAEGGANAVLGHMGLPLFGHRGYGRDVGLIVHLSASSSLGPDPNHKVLVTEVEDAIRVGADAVSIHVNVGAEDEATMLQDLGRVARTCDGWGMPLLAMMYPRGTKVKSEHDVEYVKHAARIGAELGVDIVKTNYTGSPETFREVVKGCSVPVVIAGGPKMDTEHQVLEMVYDSIKVGGGGLSIGRNIFQAKDPTLFVRRLCKIVHEDYSVDEAEEVAL, encoded by the coding sequence ATGAGGAACGTCGGAAAGTCCATCAGGATGGAGAGGATCTTCAACAGAAGGACGGGGCGGACGGTCATCGTCCCCATGGACCACGGGCTGACGGTGGGGCCGATACAGGGGCTGATAGACCTCCAGGAGGCGGTGGACAAGGTGGCCGAGGGCGGGGCGAACGCCGTCCTCGGCCACATGGGCCTCCCCCTCTTCGGCCATCGGGGGTACGGCCGGGACGTGGGGCTGATCGTCCACCTATCCGCCAGCTCCAGCCTGGGGCCCGACCCCAACCACAAGGTCCTCGTCACCGAGGTGGAGGACGCCATCCGGGTCGGCGCCGACGCCGTCAGCATCCACGTAAACGTCGGGGCGGAGGACGAGGCCACGATGCTCCAGGACCTGGGACGGGTCGCTCGGACCTGCGACGGCTGGGGTATGCCCCTCCTCGCCATGATGTATCCGCGGGGGACGAAGGTGAAGTCGGAGCACGACGTCGAGTACGTCAAGCACGCCGCTCGGATCGGGGCTGAACTGGGCGTCGACATAGTCAAGACCAACTACACCGGATCTCCTGAGACCTTCCGGGAGGTGGTCAAAGGCTGCAGCGTACCGGTGGTGATCGCGGGCGGCCCCAAGATGGATACGGAGCACCAGGTCCTGGAGATGGTCTACGACTCGATAAAGGTCGGCGGAGGCGGCCTATCCATAGGAAGGAACATCTTCCAGGCCAAAGACCCGACCCTCTTCGTCAGGAGGCTCTGCAAGATAGTCCACGAGGACTACTCGGTGGATGAGGCCGAAGAGGTCGCCCTCTGA
- a CDS encoding SIMPL domain-containing protein, with protein MKIFEALLLGIMVLSASSGNALGENYESGDVSTLTVSGTGEATADSDSVTITLGVQTRDESAAKAADDNARRMAASIEALQAAGVPEEEIKTSSYSIYPTRDWIDGRQSEKVIFEVSNRVTFTLNLTDEVDVGGIIDAAVGAGANTIDGVSFGLRDPTPVREEALEEAVLDGMGKAAVIAEAAGVSLGRILSISEGGSAPIPMAESKVFFAADAGAATPIAPGDVKVTATVTITYEIKDLVEAPA; from the coding sequence ATGAAGATCTTTGAAGCCCTTCTGCTGGGAATTATGGTGCTTTCCGCCTCTTCTGGCAACGCACTAGGAGAGAATTATGAAAGCGGAGACGTATCGACCCTGACGGTATCGGGGACGGGAGAAGCGACTGCCGATTCCGATTCGGTGACGATAACTCTTGGAGTCCAGACGAGGGACGAGAGCGCGGCCAAAGCGGCGGACGATAACGCCCGACGTATGGCCGCCTCCATCGAGGCCCTCCAGGCGGCTGGGGTCCCCGAGGAGGAGATAAAGACCTCCAGCTACTCGATCTACCCCACCCGAGACTGGATCGATGGGAGACAGTCCGAGAAGGTCATCTTCGAGGTCTCAAACCGGGTCACCTTCACCCTAAACCTCACCGATGAGGTGGACGTGGGCGGGATCATCGACGCCGCCGTCGGCGCCGGAGCCAACACCATCGATGGCGTATCCTTCGGCCTCCGGGACCCGACCCCGGTCCGGGAGGAGGCCCTGGAGGAGGCCGTCCTCGACGGCATGGGGAAGGCGGCGGTGATCGCCGAGGCCGCCGGGGTGAGCCTCGGCCGGATCCTATCGATCTCTGAGGGCGGATCGGCCCCGATCCCGATGGCGGAGAGCAAGGTCTTCTTCGCCGCCGATGCGGGGGCGGCGACGCCGATAGCCCCCGGCGACGTCAAGGTGACGGCGACGGTCACCATCACCTATGAGATCAAGGACTTGGTCGAAGCTCCGGCCTGA